The Fusarium falciforme chromosome 10, complete sequence DNA segment ATTGTTCCACGATCAGTAACTGCAGGCCGTCTCTTATATGACCACATCAACACAGCGGACATAACTATACCGTTATGCCGCTGTCTTTGTCTGATATCATCTCCTAATATCGAGGCTGTGGAATGGCTTGGATTGAACTCATCGCTCTGTGTCTCGGTCTGTTCCATCTGCCGTATGTAGTCATGGAACCACCTGCCAACGTTGTCGGTTGCTAGGCAGCCTTCTCCGTTCAGTCCAGCCGTCATGGTTTTCCAGAAGAAATCCCCAAGATGCTGGTCAGGCGGCCCAGCTTTGCGACTCGAACTGCCTATACTATGGTGGCCGCACAGCCACCGTTTGTAGTGAAGCAAAGTTGAGCCAAGGTTCCTCGGTGCTCCTGGGTGAATAGGGGATGAGGGGAGAGGTGCAACCTCTTTGACGACGTCAACAGTAACTCCCGAAAGAATAAGTGTGTCATCTTCAACTCTGGGGGCACCGACAGTCGATTCCTTGACCAGAAGCCCGGCCTTGAATGGCAGGCGGTCCACGTATCGAATGAATGGAACGTCGTTGTAGATTCTGGTCCAATCTGGCACCCATGACGGCAAtcctccaagctcatcacTGAATTCTGGCCCAGTCCTTGTTGTGCACGAGAGGATATCCAAGCTGCCTCGAGCAATGTACCATCTGGCGAGCCTTTTGAAAACCTCATGTGGACTCAAGTGATAATTGGGGCCGAAATCATCGGTATCTCGATCAAGATTGTAGTCATCTGCGAGAGCGAGAACGGCAAATATCTTGTCTCGAATATCCGAGCATTCTCCTGAGCTTGTGGCTAATAGAACAGATAATAAAGGCCGTTGATGTCTAGCCGCTGATGATTGCATAGACCGTCGTGTGCTCTCTATCTCGAGAACTGCCTTCACGCTTGTCTGGGCTGTTGCTGAAAAGTCTCTCTGGGATGACCCCGAGCGATGAACTCTATGGATTAGCGAAGCGAAGCTGTCCCAGGAAATGCGGCTATCGCCAGCCATAAGAGTGACGTGCTTTGCCAGCGCAACTTCTTGGAGAACCCATAAGCGCCTGAACCATGGTCTTTCTAGAAGCTCACCCAGGGAGCCCAAATCCGCGGGGGTGGGAAAGTCTTTGTGATCCGCAATGGTGAAGTCGAAACCAATAGTGTTCCAATTTGCACCTTGACGAAATGTGTCCCATTTGGATGGGATGAAAGATTCAAAAACTGTTGTGGAATGCAAATCCGCTTTCCCTAGCCAGACGAGAACTTCTCGGGCTTTTTCATATATAGTTCTCATGTTTCGAACCTGGTGTCCGCGCTCGTCGAAGTCATCCTGGTTGATGCATAATGCATCAACCCAAATAATCCTGTCGAAACGGGCATGACGTAGATGGATTAGAGCCTGATGAAGATTCGATCCTATCCCGATCATCTGGTCATTGCATCGGACTTGTTTGACCTTGACGGGATCGCCCCAAGCGTAAGAAAGTGCCAGGTAGGATACTCTGTCGGAATGCTTGCAGATACATAGCTTGCAACTCAGCTCGTCGCTCCTAGTGCCCGGCTCGAGTACCAAGACTCGGaattctccatcttcaagtTGAGAATACGCCGGCGCAGAGAAACTAGACTCCTTGAGCGCCTTCGCCTGGTCATGTTCCTCTCGGATAGAGTGACGCATGCCCCCGTCCCTATTGAGTGCGTCAGCGATAAAAAACCAAAGCAACACCGGATTTAGAGCAACTTCGCATGCAAAAATAAACATGGCAAAGATTTCTTCCCAGGTCCACGGAGGAGGCGAAGAAGTGGTCTGCAAAGATTGACGAGACATGCAAGAAGGGTTCTGGGGAAATCCTAAATATGAGCACTTGAGTAATCTGAAATTAAACCCTGAAGGACAGTACATACTAAGACGGGTATGCTTTAGGCTAGGAAAGCGTCGAGAAGTCATGGAGAAGGATGCCATCCTGTCGCGGCGCGCACCCCAGACGGTACTCCGCAATTGAGGGGCCCCTCGTTTGATGACTTGTCGAGGCAGCATGGATGCAGTATTCCGCATGACAAAgccaaaagaagaaaaggaaaTGCTGAGAAAGGGCGAAAAAGGGAGGAGTAAATTGCAGTTCTAGGAACACATACCGCAGAATGGTTGCCTTATGCGAATAACGAAAATATCAGATAAGAGCAGTAGCTGTGTGTCGACAGCACATCTGCATGCAGTCAAGGCTTGAAAGAGCTTACTCAATTGGTTCGATCGAGCACTGCCCCTTACGAACCTCACCAGCCCATAAGGACCAACGTCATCTACCAAGCCTGTTGAGGCGTTGCTCGCAATGGAGGTTTGAAAGAGTCTATAGGGTTGGTCCTGTTCAACACAGCTGCAATTAGACCGATTTTACTGCAATAATTTTGAGCACAGTGCAGATCGTCAACAAGGGCTTGACATGAGAGCGCCTCTCATTGCTTAGTCCATGCTATCGGTTATGAGACCGACAGCAGTCTGCAGGGCGTGTCCCATCTCGAAGCCACGCCCGTACAAGCTTAAAACACCGCCCTGCCTCGACCTAGCAGCGCAGACTCTAAGACGAGAAGTCATCCCTGAACATTAGGTAGCTTGGGTCCTCGGTAGTTTTTAGATGACCCTTTTCCGTCTCTGGCCCGGTTTCCGGTCTCCCACGGCCACTAGTGACGCTGGCGTCGAGAGTCTCAAGAAGCGCCGCAACATGCACGACATACTCCCTCCAGTGGACCTAACGAGGACTGCCGTCAAGGTTGGCGGCAGTTGGACAATCCAGCCCGGGAACTCTAGCCCTATTTTTATAAGAGTGGCCACAAGTCCGGggaaataacctaagctatCATCCTGAAATTAGAACCTATCAAGGACTACTCATTCTGCCCAAATAGGCAAGCTTTCGGCGTAGGAGCTCCCAATACGCGTAAGGGGGGTTCCTTGCTCTTATATGCACGGAAGCTCTGAAATGTAACAACAAAAACTGGCAGCTGGCCCACCTGAGGGATGCAACGTCGTCTCCAGGCGGACATTCGGGGTCTATATCTCCTCGGCTAAGTATCCGAGGGTGTCACGCGTCGACCCCAGCATCTAACGTTAACCTCTCTTGAAGATATATAATCGAACGTTTGTTTCTCCGCTTGGACTGGTCTGGAATCCGCGCATTCCACGGGGATTACTTGTTATCGCCGGCGGTCGACGGCATCAAGGTTCGGTTGCATCAAATACTGTCAGAATCTAATCTGTTTCAAGTTCTGTTGAGGAAACCGGGGTTCCTAGCGATCCCCATATCCTCTCCAATCACTACCTCACCGCTTGGACTCGAGGGGTTTCGAAAAGCTACTGCCTAATCGTCGCGAGTCAGTTGATGTTCTCCAACAGGAAATCTGGCCCACCTGGGCCCGGCAATTGGAGAGTATTCGGGCCTGTTCTGCGTGCCCCAGGGTCGCACGGACTCTATCGCTTTGCGGAGTCTCCGCATCGTCTCCAACAGAGCACCTGTCTCATTTGGAGAGGATCTTCGGCCTCCTCCACTGCGGAGGTGACCATCTGGTGCCGCTCCCAGCCATTTGCCGTCGAGTGACGTTTGAATTTTTCACAGAGGTTGCTTCGGCAGAATTATCGGCTCTTCTGGACCAATGATTGTGGGCTCATGAGAACTGGAGTGGCGGCTAACATCCCCATTCTCCACGTTTTGGGGCAGTTTTTGGGGCGGCTCAACGTCTGCTTGGTGATGTAACCACGGGGATGGGCCTTGATTTTTGCCCCGTCGCGTCGGGTCGGCTTCGGAAAAGGGTTCAGGATAAAAGAATGGCATTTCCTGTCAGCGGATATCGTGTATTAAACCAGCTCTCCAGCCATCAGCGTGTCTGCGTCTTGCTTGTGCGGCATGTTTGAATAACCCGACACCGACGACACTTTACAATTCAGCATCAATCCATTACAAGTCACAAAGACACGATGCCCGACACGTCGAAGCCCCACGACGAGCATGTGGACGGCAAGTCCAGCCTCGAGTCCAACGCCGAGGAGGCGATTCCGACTGGCGCCCTCGCGATGGACTCGATCCACAGACAGCAGGTTGAGAAGAAGTTGAAGCGAAAGCTGGATGCGAGATGCAGTCTCTTCGTTCTGATTTATATCATGAACTACCTGGATCGCAACAACATCGCGGCGGCACGACTCAAGGGTCTCCAGGACGATTTGAAGCTCGACGACACACAATACGCAACATGTCTGAGCATTCTTTATGTTGGATACATTCTCATGCAGGTTCCTTCCAACATGTTCATCAATCGGATTAGCAGGCCGTCGCTGTACATCTCCTGTGCCATGCTTCTCTGGGGTCTCGTCTCGACCCTCTCTGGAGTCGTCCACAACTTTACCGGCATGGTTCTCATTCGATTTTTCCTTGGATTTGTTGAGGCTGCGTTCCTTCCCGGTGCTCTTCTGATCCTTTCCAAGTGGTACACACGTCGGGAGCTTACTACTCGCAACGCCATCCTGTTCTGCGGTAACCTCATCTCCAACGCCTTCTCGGCCCTCATTGGAGCTGGTGTCTTGTCCAACATGCAAGGGGTGTTGGGTCACGCAGCTTGGCGTTGGCTCTTCTGGATTGAAGGAGCTATCACAATGGCTGTTGCCCTCTCTGCAGCTATTATTCTCCCCGATCTTCCCCACAACTCTCGAGGcttcaccgaggaggagcgaCAGGTTGCACAGCTCCGCATGATTGAGGACGTTGGAGAAGCCGATACCGACTCTTCTGAAGAGGGTATCTTTTATGGTTTCAACCTGGCTATCAAGGATGTCAAGATCTACATCATGATGCTCACCTTTACGGCATATGTCGTCGGTCTCTCTTTCAACGCCTTCTTCCCCACCCTGACTGGAACTCTTGGTTTCGAATACGTCCCTACATTGCTCATGAGCTCTCCTCCTTGGGTATTCTCCTGCATCGTTTCTCTGATCAATGCCTGGCATTCCGACAGAACAGAGGAAAAGGTTGGTACCGCAACAACCCTGTTGTGTAAACAAGCTAACAACTTGACTAGTTCTGGCACATCGTGGGACCTATTTGCGTCGGCATTGTAGGTTTTGTTATCAGCATGTCCACCCTCAACGTGGCTGCTCGTTACGTTGCTCTTTTCCTGCAAGCCAGCTCATACGCGGGCTTCATCGTCTTTTATTCGTGGATCAGTTCCTCATTCCCCCGACCTCCGGCCAAGCGAGCCGTGGCCATCGCCATGATCAACGCCTTCAGTCAGCTGGGCAACGTGGCTGGCTCGTACGTGTGGGATCTTCCCGAGAACGGCTTCCGCAAGAGCTACGGCATTGTTCTGTCCATGTTTGGCGTCACCATTGTCGGCTGCTGGATCTTCCGCATGATCTTGGTTGACTTGAACAAGAAGCTCGATGCTGGCGAGTCGGCTTGGGAGACGAGACGCGATGTGGCTGCCCAGACGGCTGCTGTGGAGGTTATGGACAACCCAGACGAGGCTCTGCGCATGAAGAGGGATTTCCGATACTTGATCTAAGCGGGAACAGGCTGCCTAGACAATGGCGACGGAAGAACAGTTGCAGTTGGCTGAAGGTGCTTATTTGTTCATTAGCCTTGGTTTGAACGCAATATGAGTCTCACCAGCACCACATCTCTCACACCCTTTCGCGACGTCAAGATAGGGTTCTGTCATTTGACTAAGGTTACGAGAATCTTACTATACCCTGTACTTTAAAATGACAAAGAAACAGTTGAGAAATGACTAAAACAAGGACTCAAAGTTATCCAATGCTACCAaaccttgggcttgggtgAGAGGTTGATGATCTAATCTGGATGTTGCGATACAATCGATAAGACCATGAGCCAACACAAACAGCAACGATGGGCGCGTTCAACGCGAAAACGCGCCTTGCCGGACCGACATGGGATTTATCATGCACCGATAAGCATTACTCACAGCTTAGCACGGCGCGAACAAAGCATATCTTGACAATTAGCGGCCGCCCATGCACAGCATCTGAGGCCGTCAGCATTTCTTTGTTCCCCCTCACCTCATGTTGACACGTCGACTTGAGCTAAGCCAGACGGGTCACCTTTCCGGATGAACCCAACCAACGGGCGGGCGGTGAACCCGGCGGTTTTGCGGGGGCTCTCTGAGCAAGGATACGGGGCAAGACAAGAGGATGACGCTGGATTTATCCAACAAGGTGGGGTTACGGCGGGCGGTGAAAATGGCAGTTTTGGATGGGAAGAATGAGTGATAAACAGTGAATTTGCATGGGAAGGgaagtgtgtgtgtgtgacgGGATGGGGACAGAAAAGCCGCAACCGAGCGTGTGTAAGAATCCGATGCAACTCTCCCCGCCCTCGGCAGTCTTGTGTGTTCGTTGAGTGCCAATCGAGTCAAGAGAAGAGCCTGACAAAGCAGGCAAACAGTTCTTCTACCCCTGTCGTTCGGTGTGAGCCGACATGGGTTCATGCGTTCCACCCGGCGTCGTCGGCAACTGCACGACGCCTCTTGTATCATGCTGCTTGCGCGGTACAGGAGGAGGGGCTTGCAGGATGCGTCTTTACCATGCGTATCCCTGAAAACGTCGAGCCTTTTCGCGGAAACAGAGGAATTCTCCATCCGGCGTGGGTCGCTTCCATCGGCCGCTCGCAGAACTGTTCAATCAATGGCTGGCTTGGCATGGATATTGGTTGGATGGGTTATCAGCTATGTCATTGCTATTGGACCTTGGGTGCCATGACATCACTGGACCCGGTGTTTGGGGTGGTTGCttggttgcttgcttgtttgCCCTCAGGCTCGAACGGCCCGCGCCAGGGAATACAAATAGTCTTTTTGCTCCTGGCGATCGATTCCTCAGTTCTTTTCCCCTCCATTCTACCCCTCTGTTGATCTCACATTCTTCCCGAAAGCCAATTCACTTCCAACACCCGTCACAATGGTCCAGCAAATCCCCCAAGCCTCCCGTCTCACTGacctcttcagcctcaagggcaaggtcgtcgtcgtcactggCGCGTCCGGACCCCGCGGCATGGGCATTGAGGCTGCCCGCGGCTGCGCCGAGATGGGTGCCGACGTCGCCATCACCTACTCTTCCCGCAAGGAGGGCGCCGAGAAGAACGTCCAGGAGCTCGTCTCTGACTACGGCGTCAAGGCTCAGGCCTACcacctcaacaccacaaaCTACGACGACGTTGAGAAGTTTGTGAACCAGGTTGTTGCCGACTTTGGCAAGATTGACGCCTTTATCGCCAAGTGAGTTCATTTTCCACCtgtctctcctccatcgctAACAATTACAGCGCTGGTGCTACCGCCGACGCCGGTGTCATTGACAGCTCCGCCGCGGACTGGGACCACGTTATCCAGGTCGACCTCAACGGCACCGCCTACTGCGCCAAGGCTGTCGGCGCCCGCTTCAGGGAGCAGGGCCACGGCTCCTTCGTCATCACTGCCTCCATGTCTGGCCACATCGCCAACTTCCCCCAGGAGCAGACGTCGTACAACGTGGCCAAGGCTGGCTGCATCCACATGGCCAAGTCCCTCGCCAACGAGTGGCGCGACTTTGCCCGCGTTAACAGCATCTCTCCCGGCTACATCGACACTGGCCTGTCCGACTTTATCGACGCGAAGACGCAGGAGCTTTGGAGGAGCATGATCCCCATGGGCCGCAACGGAGAtgccaaggagctcaagggcgCCTACGTCTACCTGGTCAGCGACGCCAGCACTTACACCACCGGTGCTGATATCGTCATCGACGGAGGTTACACCTGCCGGTAGATGTGTTTTGGTTCAAAAAGGTGTCGGTACCTAAGTTTGGCGCATTTGATTACAGGCCCGGCGCAAGTCTATAGCAGATTTTAATGACATGAACCTTGATGATTCTACTTGATACTCGTCTTTTGATTGTTTCTTGTGTGACGTGAACCTCGGGTTATCATGGACCGAGCAACTCTACCTCGGGCCGAAGCACCGTCGATATCATGCGATCCTATTATTTAACGGTCGCAATATGCCCATGATGACACGATCATCTTGCCAATTGAGCTCGGGAGAAATTATGGCTAAATACGAATTCATTGATTTTAAAGAATCGAATGTCGAACTTGCAGATGTGTAACCTGGTCGTATCCTTGAAAGAGCAATCATCCGTGGAAGCGAAAGAAATCAATACAACGTCATACATGCGTCTTCCGCTGATAGGTGCGCATCTGAACCCACTATGCGGTCAAATaaatggagatggaggaaacAAAGCATCGACGGTATCTTGGGTAGTAAGCAGCTTGGCTCCTTACAAGAACGTCTTCAGGGTGTTGGTTCCATGGACGATGTATCAAGGCTGGGTTCTTTTCTGTCCTCAGCTCGAGACTCACCATTACGCAATTTGAATGAAACAAACAATATGGATGTATTAAAAATCTCGCCTCTTTCAACCTACGTGGATCGTTTCAAACCCAGACCGTTCTTTCTAGCCTCAAGTTGAAGCACAAAGTCGCTGCCTAAACAAGGcaaacctcttcttctcccccttCCATAGAAAAAGGAATTTCAGGTACTCCTAGTCCATCCACGATATCTGAAAACACAAACACCCCGATGCGTTCCCACGAGTCCTGACCACTTGCACTCTTCCCTGCTGGGACCACGACCAACCCTGCACACTGCCAAGAAGTAGTCGTCTCGTCTCCAGACGGAGCATAGGTGTCGTATCGATGATCTATCTTGTCTTTCAAAACCCACGCTTCAAACGCCGTCAGAATCATGCACGCCCCGTTGGGGACTGCAGAGCCAGGCACCAGGGACACGTCATCGTGGACATATTTCATGGCATTCTTGGGCTCGAGATACTTTTCCCCGCCCAGTGCATGTCTTCCATGTGGTAGAAGCCGAAGAAATGGCCCATCCCATGTCAGATTGCTCGGTATCTTCCTTGTCTTGAGTGTGATGCTCATGTTTTCCAAGTCGTGGAGCAGGGCCTCGGGGCTGGAGACAAGCTTGGGGTGATAGAATGAGACGATCTGGGCCTTATAGATGGTATGAAATGAGCGGTTATATATCTCGGTGCGAATGCGAAAGTCGACTGTGTCACTGTTCGTAGATGCTGATTGCAGACGTGGAGGTACTGAAAACCACGACCAAGACGGGGCGTGctttctcatctcatctcttctCGTGAAAAAGTCTCCCAGGGGAGACGGGGGGTGAAACACCCATAGAAGATCGAGCTCGGCGAATTCTTTCCAGATGCCTGCCAGGTACGTAAACCTGGTCTGCGATTGAACAGCTTTGACGATACCTGCAAAGGCGATAACACGATCCTTCTCAAAGGTCAGATCTGCCAGTCGATACTCTTCAACCAAAAGACTCCACTGTCCCTTGAAACTCTCGTCGTGCTCTCGGCCTTGCGAGCTGCCCTGTATACCGGCAAACACAGAGTGGAATCGACTTTTAGAGCGAGGAGAGTCCATCAGACGACCCGAGAACTCATCCTCGAGCCCTTCACAGCACTCCCATAGCAGCCTATCCTGCCCGTAATAGATATTTCGAGAGCAAAGTAGGCGCTCTTGGAACACCCAAGCCCTGCTGAGTAGAGGCCAGATCTGCTTGTAGGTGGTGGGAGACCAGAACTTGTTGACGAAACCTGGAGCACTCTGGACAACCAGAGGAGTCGAACTTGAAGAGCTGCTTTTGCTGCCTGATTTAAGGTGTTTCATGGGTAGTTCACATGGAACTATTATCCTAGGGTCTCGGAGATGCTGCTGGCTTGGGCTATCAGATGGTGGATACACATATGAGATATTAAGAGAAGTTCGACCATATACGGCAGCCATCTTCAGAGCCTCTTTCTTCCAATCCTCGTCCGAGTCTTGGATAATGCAGAGCGAATCAATCCAGATATAACGAAAGCCGAGAGCCTTCGCAATACGGATCGCCTCGAGATATTTTGTCGGGAGAAGAGACGAAGGGATATCAGATTCGAACTCATGAAGCCGAGACTGGGTTAGCTGAAGACAGGCGTTGGGATCAGGACCCCACATGTGGCTCAGTGTTGTGTATTTCAATTGAGGAAGACTGTCGACGTTGCATTCTagcttgatcttgtctcCTTGGAGGTCCAAAAGACGGGATGGTAACTGGCTGCCTTGCGTGACCATGCTGGGATAAGCGGTGCACTTTGGGTGGTTCTCTGAGCATTCCAGATACCATGACTCAATCTGAGCCAATTTCATGTCATTCTTGGAGGATATCGGCTCGTTCCCGTGTCGAAAAGTTGCCGAGTTTAGTCGTCGATCTGGATTTAGATTAGGAACCCCAGACTGTCCACACTTCAGGCAGCTCGCTCACTTGAAGATGGATAGATGTATAACTCATACATCTTGTCGTCAATATCAGAAGAACGATTCTTGCCAGCATAAACCTTGGATATTTTCAAGACGACCACTCCAAGTTCCGTTCTGTAAACCGTCAGTCATCCTGGACTCAAGCAGAGGGCAAGCGCGTACATGAAAGGTGGGACCAGATCGCTCCACCACTTCTGAAGACCCGAGGTCTGATACTCCAGAGTGTACTCCATTTCAAAGTCCCTAGCTTCCAGACACACAGTGATGTCTAGTTCTTTGACTATTCCCTTGTCCGGGTCGAAGCGGTGACCCCCAGCGTGGGTCCATAGCAGGGCACAGAGATGGCAACTGCCAAGATACCCAGCTCTCAGGTCCTTTACTGAGCACAGCTTGAAAGTCTCCTTGGTGTGGAGCCGTAGCTGTTCTCCATGGGACAAGCGCCGCAAGAGGGTCGACGCTCGTTGAAAAGTTGAGCAGGCAGCGCAGAGGTGGTGGAGGGTGATCACTGTGTCCTCAGAGATATGTGTCTCATAGACAGGACTCCATTTCACCGAAGCCATATTGCTTGTTATACATCTGTTCGCTGTACAGTGTCGCACGCAGGACTGGTTGATGAGTTGACGAGAGAGAGTATTTCGTTTTGTCGGTGACATTTCAAGCGGGGGACTGCACAGCCTCATTTCTGATGGGGATTGCATTAGCGGCGTCTCCAGTCCCAAAGACAAGGATCTGACTTGggttactaagaatatactaaaagCGTCAACAGAAGAGAATTATTAGCCCCGGCAACTAGCTACGGTAACTAGTTAGGGAAACCCTCCAGACGGCTAGGTACCTACCCCCCTCCTTTGCCTATCTAGAGTTGCCTCTCGAAAcgaaaatatatttagtgcGCTTTAGTTTCGTTTAAGAGTTATGCCATAATCCGACTAATCGTCATGGCACTCTTCGTGACCGTGCCGCTGTGCTGTGACATGCCATAATCGAGGGGTTTTAGTAGATGACTATCTTATGTCGTGGCTGCATTTCATCGCCAAAATCTTCCCAGCCGCCTATGGATGCATCCATATCCATTACCATACGAACACTCTGCGTAAGATGCACTCTCATAGCGAAATACCGCTCGTACTCCATCTCGGCAAATCCTTTCAAACGATATCTTGTATCCCGACTTTCTAGAATGAGAGGCTTGGAGACACCTGCGACAAGGGTGACCAAATCTGCAACTTGAATGGTCGTTGGGCCGTTTCCGATTCCTAGAGTGCTGGGCTCGGTCAAAAATAAGGTTCTGCCCTTTCTTGCTAGGTCGTTGCACATGTCTATGTGAAACTCGAAGCATTCAGGATGCGATTTCAGATACGCAAGCGCCGACATGGAAGCATCAGGCATGATACTCGTGCGACGCATCATTCGGCCCCACTCTTTGAGTCTCTGTTTGTCCTGTTTAGGGTCTTTGCTTCTCTCCCAGTGTAAAAGGATCCGGTGGCGGTCAAGCTTGGTTCTGGGCGTCCATTTTCCCGCTTTGTAACGTCGTATCAGGCCGTGAATCATCGAGATATTATGGAGATGTGAATGTTCATCCGAGACATGGTCCGTAGCGCTGGTCTCATGAAACTTGCCGCAAATCCAGGAGATGCAACCAAGATGCACGCCGCGAACAACTAGTTCTTCGTTGTCTGTCAGAGACCAATGGCTTGGTGTCCGAAAGAAGACCCCTTCAAGCCCGCCTTGGCAAATCAATGCCCTACGGTTAATCCAGCTCTGATCAGGATCGATGGCCCAGTTCGGCATCCAAGATGGTAGCGTTGACGTCGTAGGTGAGTCGCAGAACAGAAGAAGGTTCAGGGATTCTGACCAATCCAATAGTCGGACGAACAGTTCCCGGTAGATTCGGTGAATATCTTTGTCGTAATCGGGGTCGTCTAGTTGCGGTCCAATTTTGCTCAAGATCGCTCGCAGACCAAAGGACTTGTCTTTGGGGTTAGTGGCCTTCCGTGTGGCAATCTCATAAATTATGGCATCGCGTACGTCGATATCCGATCGGCCCAGGATGTTCTTGCGTTCGATATCATCTAATCGTCCTGCAGAAATTATAGTGGACACCATTATGTAAAgcgagacgatgatgatggaagcgACGGTCAAGAATAATGAGAGACCAAGGATGAACTCTGCAGTCCATGCCTCGGCACTTAGGCTGACATTGGTAAGTTCCGAATCCTCCCACAGCCCTGCCGAAAACACTAGGCAGAAGAAAATCGTCAGAATAACCAAGCAAACAATTGTAGCCTTGAAAACCACACAAGCCCCTATTATGTGGTCAACGAATAGTTCATAATCGCATAGGTAGTTCTGGAACCGGAGCTGTTGGCTACCAGAATTGTTCTGAAGCTCGCAAGAATCCTGAACATACGCCCACAGTGTAACAATTTTGCGCCAGCGATACTGGGCTGGTAAGACAGGATACTCGGTAACCACTGTAAGATACGTAATG contains these protein-coding regions:
- a CDS encoding MFS domain-containing protein, whose product is MPDTSKPHDEHVDGKSSLESNAEEAIPTGALAMDSIHRQQVEKKLKRKLDARCSLFVLIYIMNYLDRNNIAAARLKGLQDDLKLDDTQYATCLSILYVGYILMQVPSNMFINRISRPSLYISCAMLLWGLVSTLSGVVHNFTGMVLIRFFLGFVEAAFLPGALLILSKWYTRRELTTRNAILFCGNLISNAFSALIGAGVLSNMQGVLGHAAWRWLFWIEGAITMAVALSAAIILPDLPHNSRGFTEEERQVAQLRMIEDVGEADTDSSEEGIFYGFNLAIKDVKIYIMMLTFTAYVVGLSFNAFFPTLTGTLGFEYVPTLLMSSPPWVFSCIVSLINAWHSDRTEEKFWHIVGPICVGIVGFVISMSTLNVAARYVALFLQASSYAGFIVFYSWISSSFPRPPAKRAVAIAMINAFSQLGNVAGSYVWDLPENGFRKSYGIVLSMFGVTIVGCWIFRMILVDLNKKLDAGESAWETRRDVAAQTAAVEVMDNPDEALRMKRDFRYLI
- a CDS encoding HET domain-containing protein, whose amino-acid sequence is MQNTDTPRDWLPPLPCTPDSKFIRVLNIAKPEDPSDQEIVCSIETLNIAQDTRFTALSYVWGVSPSLTKTIHCNGITVPVGTNCWSALWHLRNGYYSDDPTVSGGSRDIMTIWVDSICINQQDLKEKESQLQLMADIYSLARQAFVWLGEGTAESGAAIEYMNKAGFQEALVEVGEHQYELPQSEFFYLRQGWKLFTYQITNLPSPLWKYGTEFLFMCFPKHRLCDSAALQDICCRPWASRIWTFQEILLSPRPLLCCGTKTLSWRSFIHGITYLTVVTEYPVLPAQYRWRKIVTLWAYVQDSCELQNNSGSQQLRFQNYLCDYELFVDHIIGACVVFKATIVCLVILTIFFCLVFSAGLWEDSELTNVSLSAEAWTAEFILGLSLFLTVASIIIVSLYIMVSTIISAGRLDDIERKNILGRSDIDVRDAIIYEIATRKATNPKDKSFGLRAILSKIGPQLDDPDYDKDIHRIYRELFVRLLDWSESLNLLLFCDSPTTSTLPSWMPNWAIDPDQSWINRRALICQGGLEGVFFRTPSHWSLTDNEELVVRGVHLGCISWICGKFHETSATDHVSDEHSHLHNISMIHGLIRRYKAGKWTPRTKLDRHRILLHWERSKDPKQDKQRLKEWGRMMRRTSIMPDASMSALAYLKSHPECFEFHIDMCNDLARKGRTLFLTEPSTLGIGNGPTTIQVADLVTLVAGVSKPLILESRDTRYRLKGFAEMEYERYFAMRVHLTQSVRMVMDMDASIGGWEDFGDEMQPRHKIVIY
- a CDS encoding HET domain-containing protein translates to MASVKWSPVYETHISEDTVITLHHLCAACSTFQRASTLLRRLSHGEQLRLHTKETFKLCSVKDLRAGYLGSCHLCALLWTHAGGHRFDPDKGIVKELDITVCLEARDFEMEYTLEYQTSGLQKWWSDLVPPFITELGVVVLKISKVYAGKNRSSDIDDKMYELYIYPSSNRRLNSATFRHGNEPISSKNDMKLAQIESWYLECSENHPKCTAYPSMVTQGSQLPSRLLDLQGDKIKLECNVDSLPQLKYTTLSHMWGPDPNACLQLTQSRLHEFESDIPSSLLPTKYLEAIRIAKALGFRYIWIDSLCIIQDSDEDWKKEALKMAAVYGRTSLNISYVYPPSDSPSQQHLRDPRIIVPCELPMKHLKSGSKSSSSSSTPLVVQSAPGFVNKFWSPTTYKQIWPLLSRAWVFQERLLCSRNIYYGQDRLLWECCEGLEDEFSGRLMDSPRSKSRFHSVFAGIQGSSQGREHDESFKGQWSLLVEEYRLADLTFEKDRVIAFAGIVKAVQSQTRFTYLAGIWKEFAELDLLWVFHPPSPLGDFFTRRDEMRKHAPSWSWFSVPPRLQSASTNSDTVDFRIRTEIYNRSFHTIYKAQIVSFYHPKLVSSPEALLHDLENMSITLKTRKIPSNLTWDGPFLRLLPHGRHALGGEKYLEPKNAMKYVHDDVSLVPGSAVPNGACMILTAFEAWVLKDKIDHRYDTYAPSGDETTTSWQCAGLVVVPAGKSASGQDSWERIGVFVFSDIVDGLGVPEIPFSMEGGEEEVCLV